One Ardenticatenales bacterium genomic region harbors:
- a CDS encoding citrate synthase (catalyzes the formation of citrate from acetyl-CoA and oxaloacetate), translating to MTTATKGLAGVIAADTRISRVDGEKGELIYRGYNILDIGEATSFEEVIYLLWHGDLPNEAQLAAFQSQLVARRTVDESVLRTMKTVPATATPMAVLRTFVSWLGLIDADADDNSLPSVQEKAITLTAALPTLVAAWERIRNGQEPIAPRADLGHAANFLYMLNGTEPDAAAVNALNAYLVLLADHGFNASTFAARVTTGTLADTYSAITTGIGTLKGGAHGGANQLAMEQFMAAANSGDVAAWYHDARANDRRIMGIGHRVYKVEDPRARILRPLAAKMAQGSGQGHWYDVAAQIESLTRQDEYFVTRNLYANVDYYSAVVLYMIGLPTDQFTCLFAMSRIAGWTAHVMEQVADNRLIRPKAQYVGATGRAFVPLVERS from the coding sequence ATGACAACCGCAACGAAAGGATTGGCAGGCGTAATCGCCGCGGACACCCGTATCAGCCGCGTAGATGGGGAAAAGGGAGAACTCATCTATCGCGGCTATAACATTCTGGATATTGGGGAAGCAACCAGCTTCGAGGAAGTTATCTATCTGCTGTGGCACGGCGATCTGCCCAACGAGGCCCAATTAGCGGCGTTCCAGTCGCAGTTGGTGGCGCGGCGGACCGTGGACGAGAGCGTGCTGCGGACAATGAAAACGGTTCCCGCGACGGCCACGCCGATGGCCGTTTTGCGCACGTTCGTGAGCTGGTTGGGCCTGATTGACGCGGACGCGGACGACAACAGCCTGCCCAGCGTGCAGGAGAAAGCGATCACGCTCACCGCCGCGCTGCCCACGCTGGTGGCCGCCTGGGAACGCATCCGCAATGGGCAGGAACCTATCGCCCCCCGCGCCGATCTGGGGCACGCCGCCAATTTCCTCTACATGCTCAACGGCACGGAGCCGGACGCCGCCGCCGTGAATGCGCTGAACGCCTACCTGGTGCTGCTGGCAGACCACGGCTTTAACGCTTCTACTTTTGCCGCCCGTGTCACCACAGGCACGCTGGCCGACACCTACTCGGCCATCACGACGGGTATCGGAACCCTGAAGGGCGGCGCGCACGGTGGCGCGAACCAACTGGCGATGGAGCAGTTCATGGCCGCCGCCAACAGTGGGGATGTGGCCGCCTGGTATCACGATGCCCGCGCCAACGACCGGCGCATTATGGGTATCGGCCACCGCGTCTATAAGGTTGAGGACCCGCGCGCGCGCATCCTGCGCCCGCTGGCGGCGAAGATGGCGCAAGGCAGCGGACAGGGGCACTGGTATGACGTGGCCGCGCAGATTGAGTCGCTGACGCGCCAGGACGAGTATTTCGTGACGCGCAATCTGTACGCGAACGTAGATTACTATTCCGCAGTGGTGCTGTACATGATTGGCCTGCCGACGGATCAGTTTACCTGCCTCTTTGCCATGAGCCGCATTGCCGGCTGGACGGCGCACGTGATGGAGCAGGTGGCGGATAATCGCCTGATCCGGCCTAAGGCGCAGTATGTGGGCGCGACGGGTCGCGCCTTCGTCCCGCTGGTAGAACGAAGCTGA
- the rfbB gene encoding dTDP-glucose 4,6-dehydratase — MKNILVTGGAGFIGANFVHYVLDRYPDYHVIVYDKLTYAGNLDNLLPLNANPHYHFIRGDICDAAAVAAAIRRHNVDTIVNFAAETHVDRSIMAPDAFIQTDVYGTYVLLEAARQFGLERYHQISTDEVYGHVPEGHASRETDNLAPRSPYAASKASADLMVNAYFVTYNLPVTITRGANNIGPYQYPEKVVPLFTTNAIDEEPLPIYGDGRQKRDYQYVGDHCAAIDLVLHRGVIGEAYNVGTGEEMENLHMAEILLDELRRPRDLLVHVRDRPGHDRRYSLNVDKIKALGWQPEHTPEQAIRKTVRWYVENEWWWRKIKSGEYKAYYQAQYGDRLREAGV; from the coding sequence TTGAAAAACATTCTCGTCACCGGCGGCGCCGGCTTCATCGGAGCCAACTTCGTTCACTACGTCCTGGACAGGTATCCTGACTATCATGTGATCGTCTATGACAAGCTGACGTATGCGGGAAACCTCGACAACCTCCTCCCCCTCAACGCCAACCCCCACTACCACTTCATCCGCGGGGACATTTGCGACGCCGCCGCCGTGGCCGCCGCCATCCGCCGGCACAACGTGGACACCATCGTCAACTTCGCCGCCGAAACCCACGTAGACCGCTCCATCATGGCCCCCGACGCCTTCATCCAGACTGACGTGTATGGAACCTACGTCCTGCTGGAAGCGGCGCGCCAGTTTGGCCTGGAACGCTACCACCAGATTTCCACCGACGAAGTGTACGGCCACGTCCCCGAAGGGCACGCCAGCCGGGAAACGGACAACCTGGCCCCCCGCAGCCCCTACGCCGCCAGCAAAGCCAGCGCCGACCTCATGGTCAACGCCTACTTCGTCACCTACAACCTGCCCGTGACCATCACCCGCGGCGCCAACAACATCGGCCCCTACCAGTACCCGGAAAAAGTCGTCCCCCTCTTCACCACCAACGCCATTGACGAAGAACCGCTGCCCATCTACGGCGACGGACGGCAAAAACGGGATTACCAGTACGTAGGCGACCACTGCGCGGCCATTGACCTGGTGCTGCACCGGGGCGTCATCGGGGAAGCGTACAACGTGGGCACGGGGGAGGAAATGGAAAACCTGCACATGGCGGAAATTCTGCTGGACGAACTGCGCCGCCCGCGTGACCTGCTGGTGCACGTACGGGATCGGCCCGGCCACGACCGCCGCTATAGCCTGAATGTGGACAAGATCAAGGCGTTGGGCTGGCAGCCGGAACACACGCCGGAGCAGGCGATCCGCAAGACGGTGCGCTGGTACGTGGAGAACGAATGGTGGTGGCGCAAAATCAAGAGCGGCGAATACAAGGCGTACTATCAGGCCCAATACGGCGACCGCCTGCGCGAAGCGGGCGTGTAA
- a CDS encoding tetratricopeptide repeat protein translates to MEPAAHAQDRETRTINRLLAAARQAGQAAGQVAVYGIILAVLYQVFGGDLAAVPWLPAFVARLVEKVGGDLLAGLFDRVASDESLDAAAITRLFAAELEKRGLDELLSRAELRQDLAALRGQLLRDFATRDDMHRAFTTLNHLEQERMEAMQAMLTQVLTLLAEMQPPGATTLPTAPPPPEHFVGREGALARLAGALTRAERPQAITALQGSGGIGKTALAQMLASQLAGHFSGGVFWADLPAVGGDPLPSLAAWARHCGQDEGGLAADAGARAGQVRGLLAARQGEMGPLLLVLDDARPEWVDGARMLQAARPQGAALLLTTREELVARRLGATTTRLDVLEAAAAEQLLLELAPEGLTADQAAEVAQRCGYWPLALRLAGALAEMEGAGWLLPRLRDEQRRLGTLAFAEATSKEESVALTFDLSYGRLVERDAAAARAFRWLGVFAAAAMSGERLAAVLAWGDLPAEEQARRVQELARWGELDEGWAAAAAQVEATRETLRRLRRAALLQPAAAPLGPEAAEGAGTAWYALHPLLRDYAGARLAAAGEEEAAEGAHRAVHLAYAIANDAADPAAYDALERARADVLLALDRAYAAGAWAQVRRFVWAVGDPANGYLGVRGYWEELRKRLEQAVAAAEAEGNKGELAAFVHNLAVAAQATGEMDLARRRYEESLAIERELGNRAGIAITLGQLANLEDDEGNEAEAERLYREAIVMGEQIGDVAGMSIDLFNLALLLEKQARLTEALPLLQQSLAIFERLGSPYANHVRPVLERVRQKL, encoded by the coding sequence GTGGAGCCAGCCGCACACGCCCAGGACAGAGAAACCCGCACCATCAACCGGCTGCTGGCGGCGGCGCGCCAGGCGGGACAGGCCGCCGGGCAGGTCGCCGTCTATGGCATTATCCTCGCCGTTTTGTACCAGGTCTTTGGCGGTGACCTGGCCGCCGTGCCCTGGCTGCCAGCATTCGTGGCCCGCCTCGTGGAAAAAGTTGGCGGCGACCTGCTGGCAGGGCTTTTCGACCGGGTCGCCAGCGATGAATCGCTGGACGCGGCGGCTATTACGCGGCTGTTCGCGGCGGAATTGGAGAAGCGCGGCCTGGATGAACTCCTCAGCCGCGCGGAGTTGCGCCAGGACCTGGCGGCGCTGCGGGGGCAGCTTTTGCGCGACTTCGCCACGCGCGACGATATGCACCGCGCCTTTACCACGCTGAACCACCTGGAACAGGAGCGCATGGAGGCGATGCAGGCGATGCTGACCCAGGTGCTGACGCTGCTGGCGGAGATGCAGCCGCCTGGGGCGACGACGTTGCCCACCGCGCCACCGCCGCCGGAGCATTTCGTGGGGCGGGAGGGGGCGTTGGCGCGGCTGGCGGGGGCGCTGACGCGGGCGGAGCGGCCGCAGGCGATTACGGCGCTGCAAGGGAGCGGCGGGATTGGCAAGACGGCGCTGGCGCAAATGTTGGCATCGCAATTGGCGGGACACTTCTCCGGCGGGGTGTTTTGGGCGGACCTGCCGGCGGTGGGGGGAGACCCGCTGCCGTCGCTGGCGGCATGGGCGCGGCATTGTGGGCAGGACGAGGGGGGACTGGCGGCGGACGCGGGCGCGCGCGCGGGGCAGGTGCGCGGGCTGCTGGCGGCAAGGCAAGGAGAGATGGGACCGCTGCTGCTGGTGTTGGACGACGCGCGCCCGGAGTGGGTGGACGGCGCCAGGATGCTGCAAGCGGCGCGCCCCCAGGGAGCGGCGCTGCTGCTGACGACGCGGGAGGAGTTGGTGGCGCGGCGGTTGGGGGCGACCACGACGCGGCTGGATGTGCTGGAAGCGGCGGCGGCGGAACAACTGCTGTTGGAACTGGCACCTGAGGGATTGACGGCGGACCAGGCGGCGGAGGTGGCGCAACGGTGCGGCTACTGGCCGCTGGCGCTGCGGCTGGCGGGGGCACTGGCGGAGATGGAGGGGGCGGGCTGGCTGCTGCCGCGCCTGCGGGACGAGCAGCGGCGGTTGGGGACGCTGGCGTTTGCGGAGGCGACGTCGAAGGAGGAGAGCGTGGCCCTCACCTTTGACCTCAGCTACGGGCGGCTGGTGGAGCGGGACGCGGCGGCGGCGCGGGCGTTCCGCTGGTTGGGGGTGTTTGCGGCGGCGGCGATGAGTGGGGAGCGGCTGGCGGCGGTGCTGGCCTGGGGGGACCTGCCCGCCGAGGAGCAGGCGCGGCGGGTGCAAGAACTGGCGCGGTGGGGAGAACTGGACGAGGGATGGGCGGCGGCGGCGGCGCAGGTGGAAGCGACGCGGGAGACGCTGCGGCGGCTGCGGCGGGCGGCGCTGCTGCAACCGGCGGCGGCCCCGTTGGGACCGGAGGCGGCGGAAGGGGCGGGGACGGCGTGGTACGCGCTGCACCCGCTGCTGCGGGATTACGCGGGGGCGCGGCTGGCGGCGGCGGGGGAAGAAGAAGCGGCGGAGGGAGCGCACCGCGCCGTGCATCTGGCGTATGCCATTGCCAACGACGCCGCCGACCCGGCAGCCTACGACGCGCTGGAGCGGGCGCGGGCGGACGTGCTGCTGGCGCTGGACCGCGCGTATGCGGCGGGAGCCTGGGCGCAGGTGCGCCGGTTTGTGTGGGCGGTGGGTGACCCAGCGAATGGCTACCTGGGTGTGCGCGGCTACTGGGAGGAACTGCGAAAGCGGCTGGAGCAGGCGGTGGCGGCGGCGGAAGCGGAGGGGAATAAGGGGGAACTGGCGGCGTTTGTGCATAACCTGGCTGTCGCGGCACAGGCCACGGGGGAGATGGACCTGGCGCGGCGGCGGTATGAGGAGAGCCTGGCGATTGAGCGGGAATTGGGGAATCGTGCCGGCATTGCCATCACCCTGGGACAGTTAGCCAACCTGGAAGATGACGAAGGGAACGAAGCGGAAGCGGAACGCCTCTATCGGGAGGCGATTGTCATGGGCGAGCAGATTGGGGACGTTGCCGGCATGAGCATTGACCTGTTCAACCTGGCGCTGCTGCTGGAAAAACAGGCGCGGCTGACCGAGGCCCTGCCCCTGCTGCAACAATCCCTCGCCATCTTCGAGCGCCTGGGATCGCCCTATGCCAATCACGTCCGCCCTGTCCTGGAGCGCGTGCGGCAGAAGCTATGA